Part of the Juglans regia cultivar Chandler chromosome 14, Walnut 2.0, whole genome shotgun sequence genome, ggttgataccaacttctctgtctctgagtgcacccactttggaaacaaagtggttttattgtggtctttcctgtgtgtacactcggggctccgagaagaataaaggaaagatttcacctctgtctctgcctggtttggccaccggggttagcacaaccctaccacgggggtgaaacatggtctctgctctgtttgatgctctgttttgatctgatgatgatactcaatttatgttatgccaaagtattatgggttttacgtgtcttaaaaccattgctttgttacttttgaaaatatgttctgctctgcatgttaactctggaaaatgttttgttctgcatgctatactttgtaaatgctcatgtttacacgctagtatatgtcctctgcttactgagttgttgttAACTCATCCcctatctttataatatttttcagatgatgtggagagtctaaCTGAGGACTTGGATTAGATTGGTAAGAATGATTAAGCTGGGAgaagatgttagaagaaggaattccgatgtcctttagttttaatgtcttttagatttaattatatcttgggcttgggttttagtaagacttatgaaagtattagtttggtttgttatgattATCAGGAGATTTTGGACtacttagtttattttgctgcagtaatgactttgtagagttttcaatgtggttattcaGAGTACATGAagttgagttttgctaataaagttttggaattttatgttagttatgttggaaaacatgttcttaagtgacaggtagtaattctccggaCCAATCGAGTTTGGGGCGTTATATGAAATATGAACGTTTAAATTACCAAGATTTGGTGAGCCTCTGACCTGGTTTCTGCAGACACTGCATAAACGACAAATGTATAATGATCTCAAGTAGAGTAATAGCATGAGTTTTGGAAAcgtatatttattaaaagaaacaaTATACATCTACATCATATTCTTCTTCCCCTCTCCACCGCCAAGTTATCTGTAAGCTTTATGTGTGCCATGGGTTGACTTGGTCCAAAGTATAGATCCATGATCAGTAGTTTACTCATGGGATGAGGCAGCTAAATTCAACGACCACTTTTAAGGATGGAAACTGTGCTAGACATGGAAGGATTAGAAGACTGGACAAATGATGACGGTATGAATGTACCAAAAGAAGCACTGTCATATGGAATATTGGGCAAATCAGCATCGCCATTCAAAAACTGCATCACTCGCCTCATGCTAGGCCTAGCAGCTGGATTTACATGTGAGCAGAGGAGTCCTATTTTCAAAACCAATACCATTTCCTCCACCACATAATTACCTCCCAATCTAGGATCACTAGCACGGAGAATATCTCCTTTGCTCCAACACTTAAAGACCCAATCAACCAAAACTAATTCTTCAGGCATCCCCATTCGCTCTATTGGCCTCCTTCCACAAGCGACCTCTAGCATGAAAGCCCCAAAAGCATACACATCAGTATAAGTGGTTGCCCTCCCCGTTCTAGTAAGCTCCGGAGCCAAATAACCGACAGTCCCAGCCACAAGCGtagtttgtgaatttgtgtcatGGTCATATAATCTGGCAAGGCCAAAATCACCTAGCCTTCCATTCATTTCAGCATCTAATAGGACATTGCCTGCTTTTATATCTCTGTGTATAACAGTCTGTTCCCACCCTTCATGGAGGTAAAGAAGGCCAGATGCTACTCCTCTGAGGATTTGAAATCTTTGAAACCAGTTAAGGTGTCTTCTTCCATTGCTATATAAGAACATGTCAAGGCTTCCATGGGGCATATAATCATAGATCAAGAGGAGTTCTCCCCTACGTCGGCAATAGCCCAAAAGCCTCACCAAGTTCCTGTGTCTCAATCTTCCCATGCTAATGATCTCAGCCACAAATTCCTTCATCCCCTGTTGGGAATCATGAGAGACTCTCTTGACTGCAATTTGCTCATTAGAAGGAAGTGTTCCTCTATAAACCTTTCCAAAACCTCCTTCTCCAATAATCTCTTTGGCTTTGAAACCTTTGGTTGCCTTGTAGAGACTCTTATAGCTGAACCTGTGAGTACCATACTCACTTTCCCAATCTTCACGTACTTCTTCGTATTTCTTCCTCATAAAATAGTAAGCAGCTCCAGTTATCGTTATCAGCAGAACCACTACTACTATGAGAAGAGTTCGGATCTCTACTATTCGTTTCTCTTTTCGTTTCTTGCGTGGGGGAAGTGTAGGGAGTCTCGAAATGTCGAGGCTTTGTGCTTGCCCACTTTTAT contains:
- the LOC109021111 gene encoding probable L-type lectin-domain containing receptor kinase I.6 yields the protein MATVLRSLYLLMMILYISSISLNFAQDESQFIYNGFSQANLYLDGIAEILPNGLLQLTNISNQKVGHAFYQLPIKFSTISSLSFSTNFVFAMVPQDSELGGHGIAFAISPSRSLNGMATQYLGLFNFSNNGLTSNHILAIELDPVKSPDFEDIENHVGIDVNDLRSLESAPAAYYSNEERRNISLELLSGNPMQLWIDYDKVEKLLNVTLAPIRTPKPDWPLLSMPINLSRIVLESMYVGFSASTGAVASDQYILGWSFNKSGQAQSLDISRLPTLPPRKKRKEKRIVEIRTLLIVVVVLLITITGAAYYFMRKKYEEVREDWESEYGTHRFSYKSLYKATKGFKAKEIIGEGGFGKVYRGTLPSNEQIAVKRVSHDSQQGMKEFVAEIISMGRLRHRNLVRLLGYCRRRGELLLIYDYMPHGSLDMFLYSNGRRHLNWFQRFQILRGVASGLLYLHEGWEQTVIHRDIKAGNVLLDAEMNGRLGDFGLARLYDHDTNSQTTLVAGTVGYLAPELTRTGRATTYTDVYAFGAFMLEVACGRRPIERMGMPEELVLVDWVFKCWSKGDILRASDPRLGGNYVVEEMVLVLKIGLLCSHVNPAARPSMRRVMQFLNGDADLPNIPYDSASFGTFIPSSFVQSSNPSMSSTVSILKSGR